The sequence below is a genomic window from Oceanispirochaeta sp..
GCGTAGCCCGCCGACATGAACAGAGCGCTCTTGACCATCTACCTGAAAAATCATCAGTCCCGCTTTTAAATCATGGAGGTAAATCCTTCCCTTACTCCCCTGAATGATCAGGCTTTCGGGCATACCTGTCTCCAGCCAGCCCATGGCCATACGGACAGTAACACCAGAATGAGTCACAGCTTCAATATAGGGAATCCTCCGCGCCGGAAGGAAGGGATCATCTGTGCTGCCGCCGATTCCGGCACTGGCTATCTCTCCAAAAAAATAATGCACCAGGTCAAGGCGGTGGGAAGTCGGAAATTCATTGCAAAAATAAAGAGCTTCAGGTGTCCCGATAACCCCTTCTCTGAGCTTATCGGCAATGTAACGGATCGATGGATAGCCCCGTCTATAGTATGCCACTCCCAGACAGCGGTCTGATTTATCCGCAGCGGCAATCATGGAATCACATCCTTTACTGTCGATAGACATGGGCTTTTCAACAAGAACATGCTTACCAGCTTCCAGGGCCATCATCGTATGTTCCCGGTGTAGAGGGTGGGGACTCGCTACATATATGGCATTAATATCAGGTGAAGAAATCAATTCATCTAAGGAAGAGACATAACGGCCATGACCATGCCGCTCTATAAAGTCCTCACCAGCTTCTTTATTTCTTCTATGAACCAGAATCAGTTCTGAATTATCCAGTAAGTACAAAGGCGGTCCGGATTTCCGCTC
It includes:
- a CDS encoding Gfo/Idh/MocA family oxidoreductase, with protein sequence MIKWGMIGAGDVCERKSGPPLYLLDNSELILVHRRNKEAGEDFIERHGHGRYVSSLDELISSPDINAIYVASPHPLHREHTMMALEAGKHVLVEKPMSIDSKGCDSMIAAADKSDRCLGVAYYRRGYPSIRYIADKLREGVIGTPEALYFCNEFPTSHRLDLVHYFFGEIASAGIGGSTDDPFLPARRIPYIEAVTHSGVTVRMAMGWLETGMPESLIIQGSKGRIYLHDLKAGLMIFQVDGQERSVHVGGLR